From the genome of Drosophila melanogaster chromosome 2L, one region includes:
- the Aldh gene encoding aldehyde dehydrogenase, isoform B has product MLRVLKTGALLRSQAKNFAAAVANYSSLPQPQTTPDILYTGVFINNEWHKSKSGKIFETINPTTAEVIAEIQCADKEDIDIAVQAARNAFKLGSPWRRMDASERGRLLYRLADLMERDQVYLASLETLDNGKPYSMSYNVDLPTAIKNLRYFAGWADKNHGKTIPMDGDFFTYTRHEPVGVCGQIIPWNFPILMMAWKLGPALATGNTIVLKPAEQTSLTALYIAQLVKEAGFPEGVVNVVPGFGTAGAALANHCDVDKVAFTGSTDVGKLIQLASGNTNLKRVTLELGGKSPNIILSDTDMDYAVETAHFGLFFNMGQCCCAGSRTFVEDKIYDEFVERSAERAKKRTVGNPFDLNTEQGPQVNEEQMEKILGMIKTGKKQGAKLVAGGSRPEGLPGYFVQPTVFADVQDDMTIAREEIFGPVQQLIRFKKLDEVIERANNSEYGLAAAVFTKDLDKANYIVGGLRAGTVWVNTYNVLAAQAPFGGYKMSGHGRENGEYALSNYTEVKSVIVKVAQKNS; this is encoded by the exons ATGCTGCGCGTTTTGAAGACCGGTGCCCTGCTGCGTTCCCAGGCCAAGAACTTCGCAGCAGCTGTTGCGAACTACTCCTCCCTCCCGCAGCCACAGACAACGCCCGATATCCTCTACACCGGG GTATTTATCAACAACGAGTGGCACAAGAGCAAGTCGggcaaaatatttgaaaccATCAACCCGACCACAGCGGAAGTCATTGCCGAAATTCAGTGTGCTGATAAGGAAGATATCGATATTGCCGTCCAGGCTGCACGCAATGCATTCAA GTTGGGATCTCCATGGCGTCGCATGGATGCCTCGGAGCGGGGTCGCCTGCTCTACCGCCTGGCTGATCTCATGGAACGCGATCAGGTCTATCTTGCC AGTCTGGAGACCCTTGACAACGGCAAGCCCTACAGCATGTCCTACAACGTGGATCTCCCGACTGCCATCAAGAACCTGCGCTACTTTGCTGGATGGGCGGACAAGAACCATGGCAAGACTATTCCCATGGACGGAGATTTCTTCACTTACACCCGCCATGAACCCGTGGGCGTGTGCGGCCAGATCATTCCCTGGAACTTCCCCATCCTGATGATGGCCTGGAAACTGGGTCCCGCTTTGGCTACCGGCAACACCATTGTACTAAAGCCCGCTGAGCAGACCAGTTTGACTGCTCTGTACATTGCCCAGTTGGTGAAGGAGGCTGGCTTCCCCGAAGGTGTGGTCAATGTGGTTCCCGGATTTGGAACTGCTGGCGCTGCCTTGGCGAACCACTGCGATGTGGATAAGGTGGCCTTCACCGGTTCCACCGATGTGGGCAAACTTATCCAACTAGCATCGGGAAATACTAACCTAAAGAGAGTGACACTGGAGTTGGGAGGCAAGTCGCCAAACATTATTCTGTCTGACACCGATATGGACTACGCCGTCGAGACGGCTCACTTTGGTCTGTTCTTTAACATGGGCCAGTGCTGCTGTGCAGGATCTCGTACTTTCGTGGAGGACAAGATCTACGATGAGTTTGTCGAGCGCAGCGCGGAGCGGGCTAAGAAGCGCACCGTGGGCAATCCCTTTGATCTGAACACTGAGCAAGGTCCTCAGGTGAACGAGGAGCAGATGGAAAAGATCCTTGGAATGATCAAAACAGGCAAGAAACAGGGCGCTAAGTTGGTTGCCGGTGGCAGTCGCCCAGAGGGCCTACCCGGCTACTTCGTCCAGCCCACGGTGTTCGCCGATGTCCAGGATGATATGACCATTGCAAGGGAGGAGATCTTTGGACCGGTTCAGCAGCTGATCCGCTTCAAGAAGCTGGATGAGGTCATCGAGCGGGCTAACAACTCCGAGTACGGATTGGCCGCCGCCGTTTTCACCAAGGATCTGGACAAGGCCAACTACATTGTGGGTGGCCTGCGTGCCGGAACTGTGTGGGTAAACACCTACAATGTCCTCGCTGCCCAGGCTCCGTTCGGTGGCTACAAGATGTCCGGCCATGGACGCGAGAACGGAGAGTATGCTCTGTCCAACTACACGGAGGTCAAGAGCGTCATCGTCAAGGTTGCCCAGAAGAACTCCTAA
- the CG4438 gene encoding uncharacterized protein, isoform A, producing the protein MPRGKFLSYKGRTRQFTSPEELRQESEDDYDQVSGSGSDSDEKVATRGGANSSSSIAKDRTLKKATRNQKSSSDEVDSSSEDCETESRVARKGVASLIEIDNPNRVSKKGPQKISAIMLDQTKAGLSRRDQDQSARKRYEKLHVAGKTTEARADLARLALIRKQREETAARREAEKKAANVVTKKPFAK; encoded by the coding sequence ATGCCACGAGGAAAGTTCCTTAGCTACAAGGGTCGCACTCGCCAGTTCACATCCCCCGAGGAACTGCGGCAGGAGTCAGAGGACGATTACGACCAAGTCAGCGGCTCTGGTTCAGATAGCGATGAGAAAGTAGCAACCAGGGGAGGAGCCAATTCATCCTCCTCCATAGCAAAGGATCGCACCTTGAAAAAAGCGACTCGCAATCAGAAATCGTCGTCAGATGAGGTGGACAGTTCTTCCGAGGATTGCGAAACGGAATCTCGTGTTGCCAGAAAGGGCGTGGCTTCACTCATTGAAATCGATAATCCCAACCGGGTGTCCAAGAAGGGGCCACAAAAGATTTCAGCCATTATGCTTGATCAGACCAAGGCGGGGCTATCCCGCCGCGATCAAGATCAGAGTGCTCGCAAGCGTTACGAGAAACTCCATGTAGCTGGGAAAACCACCGAGGCTAGGGCCGACTTGGCCAGGCTGGCTCTGATCCGGAAGCAGCGCGAAGAAACCGCTGCTAGGCGTGAAGCGGAGAAGAAAGCAGCCAATGTGGTCACCAAGAAGCCGTTTGCCAAGTAG
- the Mco1 gene encoding multicopper oxidase 1, isoform B, whose translation MSVSHNYDQMSQPTNTTTTQTKASKRPSRFNSKMPVVNSRLAELARITVLLTALLVSYASGLQTVGESADDNTICLYREYNTTYRKEIGAVWFASKDPCLVYSCAAGVAKDPQAHIVATQVDCNEFYCEVGSELRSVEGSCCGECVRTHCQHNHTLYAVGESWHNDADCTLIECGRLDNGQIVMNTYKRNCPALTEDCPASRLEERNCCPYCRPLQTARIEELQDNVAESTDDIWTAEWYRNHPCNRDCQVGAEPMTCRYKFVVEWYQTFSKACYDCPRNLTDCSRPHCVMGDGLERSITVVNRMMPGPAIEVCEGDEIVVDVKNHLLGESTSIHWHGLHQKKTPYMDGVPHITQCPITPHATFRYSFPADLSGTHFWHSHTGMQRGDGVFGALIIRKPKTAEPHGGLYDFDLSEHVMIVQDWIHDTGASIFSYHHHSRGDNKPHNLLVNGKGRYYNRIWAEAKQAHRRAEERTTQPVEPLPKSQVDFVQTLPRQARLAKTNTTKLFPVNSRQKRGNLNEIPLELVPHQIYTVRRGFRYRFRIINAEYLNCPIVVSIDGHNLTAINSDGFDIEAMDVGSIVTYSGERFDFVLNANLEVGNYWIRLKGLMDCSEVFTSAFQVAILRYEGAPDEEPTAELSYGHKAEGIELNVMNRGPGYPDTKTVAEMRALPIYDHVSGIDHDTLKPEADYKFFIYYDFYTKNNPDFHDKDLYAMDMEMTQQNRLYTPQLNHITLNFPSLALLPSRSQLKDSDFCNETSLMDQGIDCRQEFCKCHHVLQVPLGAVVEMIIVDEGFQYYANHPFHLHGNAFRVMGLERLGENVTVEMIKQLDQFNLLKRNLDNPPVKDTVTIPDGGYTIIRFEASNPGYWLFHCHIEFHAEIGMALVFKVGNDDQMVPVPENFPTCGDYNPDLRSDGGTTEDSGSSKPITATPPNTGGGGSGLEPTWITLMISSMLVKLYR comes from the exons ATGAGCGTAAGCCATAATTATGACCAAATGAGCCagccaacaaacacaacaacaacgcaaACAAAAGCATCGAAAAGGCCAAGCAGATTCAACAGCAAAATGCCGGTTGTCAACAGCAGATTAGCAGAGTTAGCTCGGATAACAGTACTCTTAACAGCACTGCTTGTGAGCTACGCCAGTGGCTTGCAAACTGTAGGCGAATCAGCAG ATGATAATACCATCTGCCTGTATCGAGAGTACAACACCACTTATCGAAAGGAGATTGGCGCAGTGTGGTTTGCCTCAAAGGATCCATGTTTGGTGTATTCCTGTGCAGCTGGTGTGGCCAAGGATCCACAGGCGCATATTGTGGCCACCCAAGTCGACTGCAATGAGTTCTACTGTGAAGTG GGTTCCGAGCTGCGTAGTGTCGAAGGCAGTTGCTGCGGGGAGTGTGTAAGGACTCACTGTCAACACAACCACACTCTGTATGCGGTGGGTGAATCATGGCACAATGATGCCGATTGCACGCTCATCGAATGTGGACGTCTGGATAATGGACAGATTGTAATGAATACATACAAGAGAAATTGTCCGGCTTTGACTGAAGATTGTCCAGCTTCAAGATTGGAGGAGCGAAACTGTTGTCCCTACTGCAGGCCCCTCCAAACGGCCAGGATTGAGGAGCTGCAGGACAATGTAGCGGAGAGCACGGATGATATTTGGACAGCCGAATGGTATCGAAACCATCCCTGCAATCGGGATTGTCAAGTGGGAGCCGAACCCATGACCTGTCGCTACAAGTTCGTGGTGGAATGGTACCAGACCTTTTCCAAAGCCTGCTACGATTGTCCACGGAATCTTACGGACTGCTCCCGACCACATTGTGTCATGGGCGATGGTTTAGAGCGGAGTATCACTGTGGTCAATCGTATGATGCCCGGGCCAGCGATTGAAGTCTGTGAGGGCGATGAAATAGTGGTCGATGTGAAGAATCATTTGTTGGGCGAAAGCACATCGATTCACTGGCATGGTCTGCACCAGAAGAAGACACCCTATATGGATGGTGTACCACACATCACTCAGTGTCCAATTACTCCACATGCGACCTTCAGGTATTCCTTTCCAGCCGATCTCTCCGGCACTCACTTCTGGCATTCGCACACTGGCATGCAGCGAGGTGATGGAGTTTTCGGTGCCTTAATCATCCGGAAACCAAAGACAGCCGAACCACACGGAGGACTCTACGACTTTGACCTCAGCGAGCATGTGATGATTGTCCAGGATTGGATACATGACACAGGTGCCAGCATATTTTCCTATCATCATCACTCCCGAGGTGATAATAAGCCCCACAATCTGCTCGTGAACGGCAAGGGACGTTACTATAATCGCATTTGGGCGGAAGCGAAGCAAGCTCATCGCAGAGCTGAGGAGAGAACTACCCAACCGGTGGAACCATTGCCCAAGTCCCAGGTGGACTTCGTTCAGACACTACCGAGACAAGCTCGATTGGCTAAAACTAATACAACCAAACTATTTCCCGTGAATTCCCGCCAAAAGAGGGGTAATTTAAATGAGATACCCTTGGAACTAGTTCCCCATCAGATTTACACAGTGAGAAGAGGTTTTCGTTATCGCTTCAGAATTATAAATGCGGAATATCTAAACTGTCCTATTGTGGTGTCTATTGACGGTCATAACTTGACAGCCATAAACTCGGATGGCTTTGATATTGAGGCAATGGACGTGGGCTCTATAGTTACCTATTCCGGTGAGCGATTTGATTTTGTACTAAATGCCAATCTCGAGGTTGGAAACTATTGGATTCGACTAAAGGGTTTGATGGACTGCAGCGAAGTCTTTACTTCCGCCTTTCAAGTGGCCATTCTTCGCTATGAGGGAGCTCCAGATGAAGAGCCTACTGCGGAATTGAGTTACGGCCACAAGGCTGAGGGCATTGAACTGAATGTGATGAACCGCGGTCCTGGTTACCCGGACACCAAAACCGTTGCAGAAATGAGGGCTCTGCCCATCTATGATCATGTCTCGGGCATCGATCACGATACACTGAAACCGGAAGCGGACTACAAGTTCTTCATCTACTACGATTTCTATACTAAGAATAATCCCGATTTTCACGATAAAGATCTTTATGCCATGGACATGGAGATGACCCAGCAGAATCGCCTATACACGCCTCAACTGAATCATATAACCTTAAATTTTCCTTCGCTAGCACTGCTACCTTCCAGGAGTCAGCTAAAGGACTCGGACTTCTGTAACGAAACGAGCTTAATGGATCAGGGTATCGATTGTCGCCAGGAGTTCTGCAAGTGTCATCATGTCCTGCAGGTTCCATTGGGCGCCGTGGTCGAGATGATCATCGTGGACGAGGGATTCCAATACTATGCCAATCATCCCTTTCATTTGCATGGAAACGCCTTCAGAGTCATGGGATTGGAGCGTTTGGGCGAAAATGTCACCGTTGAAATG ATAAAACAACTGGATCAGTTCAATCTACTCAAGCGGAATCTGGACAATCCACCCGTGAAGGACACAGTTACTATTCCAGATGGAGGCTATACCATCATCAGATTCGAGGCCTCTAATCCGGGCTATTGGCTTTTCCATTGCCACATCGAATTCCATGCCGAGATCGGTATGGCTCTGGTCTTCAAAGTGGGTAACGACGATCAAATGGTTCCGGTGCCAGAGAACTTTCCCACCTGCGGCGATTATAATCCAGACTTAAGATCTGATGGAGGAACTACAGAAGATTCGGGATCCAGCAAGCCGATAACAGCTACTCCCCCAAATACAGGAGGCGGTGGATCGGGTCTGGAACCCACTTGGATTACATTGATGATTAGTTCCATGCTAGTGAAACTCTATCGATAA
- the Fbp2 gene encoding Fat body protein 2, isoform C, with the protein MFDWTGKNVVYVGSFSGIGWQMMMQLMQKDIKMMGIMHRMENVKMMKKLQAINPSVKVVFMQMNLMEKMSIEQAMKKMGQMMGHIDVMINGEGVLLDKDVETTMGMNLTGMIQSTMMAMPYMDKTQMGMGGMVVNMSSVYGLEPAPAFSVYAAAMHGILGFTRSMGDKMIYQKTGVMFMAMCPGLTNSEMIMNLRDNVTWHHSESMVEAIESAKRQMPEEAAMQMIHAMEMMKNGSMWIVSMGQLKEVTPTMHWQM; encoded by the exons ATGTTTGACTGGACCGGTAAGAATGTTGTCTATGTGGGCAGCTTCAGCGGCATTGGATGGCAGATGATGATGCAGCTGATGCAGAAGGACATCAAGATGATGGGCATTATGCATCGCATGGAGAACGTTAAGATGATGAAGAAGCTGCAGGCCATTAATCCATCCGTGAAAGTGGTCTTCATGCAAATGAACCTCATGGAAAAGATGTCGATCGAACAGGCGATGAAGAAAATGGGTCAAATGATGGGACACATTGATGTGATGATCAATGGCGAGGGTGTCCTGCTCGACAAGGATGTGGAGACTACGATGGGCATGAATCTG ACTGGCATGATCCAGTCGACGATGATGGCCATGCCCTACATGGACAAGACACAGATGGGCATGGGTGGCATGGTGGTTAACATGTCCTCTGTCTATGGCCTGGAACCCGCGCCCGCCTTTTCTGTCTACGCCGCTGCCATGCACGGCATCCTCGGATTCACCCGCTCCATGGGCGACAAGATGATCTACCAAAAGACCGGCGTCATGTTCATGGCCATGTGCCCGGGACTCACCAACAGCGAGATGATTATGAACCTGCGCGACAACGTTACCTGGCACCACTCCGAATCCATGGTGGAGGCCATCGAGAGCGCCAAGCGCCAAATGCCCGAGGAGGCAGCCATGCAAATGATCCACGCGATGGAGATGATGAAGAACGGCAGCATGTGGATTGTGAGCATGGGCCAGCTGAAGGAGGTTACGCCCACGATGCACTGGCAGATGTAA
- the CG42847 gene encoding uncharacterized protein, producing MSNYRVTYKNRCISCGVEVPVLSTNGCHFKVQDKFNSCGSKISNPRKRPSQIKRHRNISQRKLNNGFKWSSSSTKKRFYPLVKKQKLLMSSEPSHKALILREMIRLGRKPNRKFEKAARNSVFPGICRTILKLHQYTNLVQ from the exons ATGTCGAATTATAGGGTTACATATAAAAATCGATGCATTAGCTGTGGCGTCGAAGTACCAGTCCTTTCCACAAATGGATGCCATTTCAAAGTTCAGGACAAATTTAATTCTTGTGGCTCCAAAATAAGCAATCCTCGAAAACGGCCGAGTCAAATAAAAAGGCACAGGAATATTTCTCAAAGAAAGCTAAATAATGGTTTTAAATGGTCTTCATCATCTACGAAAAAACGATTCTATCCGTTAgtaaagaaacaaaaattgttGATGTCCTCAGAGCCCTCTCATAAGGCTCTAATTTTAAGAGAGATGATTAGGTTAGGAAGAAAACCGAATCGAAAGTTCGAAAAGGCTGCGAGAAATAGTGTATTTCCGG GCATCTGCCGTACGATATTGAAACTGCACCAGTATACTAATCTTGTACAGTAG
- the FucTB gene encoding alpha1,3-fucosyltransferase B, isoform D, with translation MRLAQRYGIALVALLMVGATVLFFWSENIINYENIKFNSPVELVWWSRDMSWNYDVQRQCGIHTCRITNKRSRRPWARGVLFYGSNIKTGDFPLPRNEHQIWALLHEESPRNTPFVSNKEFLRHFHFTSTFSRYSNLPLTTMYLPSGEALTSKDYYVTFDGKSKYGYRPSTSVVFLQSDCDTMSGREDYVKELMKHLPIDSYGSCLRNRDLPESLQKDYLNNLYSPELLRFLSEYKFMIAIENAACPDYITEKFWRPLIMGVIPIYFGSPTIKDWEPNNKSAIFVNDFQNPQALVEYLNKLADNKKLYNSYRQHKLNRRNPISNKKLLHNLVTRQYHIGDSSPGASLFEKFECAVCYHVINTARNVKADLRHYNCPLEPVYAKMEGQKIPQNVADWRAAMEVGQCQAKVLDEFFRRDIGFNDAEFDAELNRRIEGNNCSNSSNT, from the exons ATGCGACTGGCACAACGTTACGGAATTGCACTGGTTGCGCTGCTTATGGTTGGGGCGACCGTATTGTTCTTCTGGTCGGAAAATATCATTAACTACGAAAACATCAAGTTCAACAGTCCTGTGGAGCTGGTCTGGTGGTCCAGGGATATGTCCTGGAATTACGACGTGCAGCGCCAGTGCGGAATTCATACTTGCCGCATCACCAACAAGCGGAGCCGCCGTCCGTGGGCCCGG GGCGTCCTGTTTTACGGCTCAAACATAAAGACGGGAGACTTTCCCCTGCCTCGGAACGAGCACCAAATCTGGGCCCTACTGCATGAAGAATCACCAAGGAACACCCCTTTTGTGTCCAATAAAGAGTTCCTTCGCCACTTCCATTTCACATCCACGTTTAGCCGCTACAGCAACTTGCCGCTGACTACGATGTACTTGCCCAGTGGCGAGGCGCTTACTTCGAAGGATTACTATGTTACGTTTGACGGCAAGTCAAAGTACGGATACCGTCCATCCACATCGGTGGTGTTCCTCCAAAGCGACTGCGACACGATGTCTGGAAGGGAGGACTACGTAAAGGAACTGATGAAACATCTTCCGATCGATTCCTACGGCAGCTGCCTACGGAATAGAGATCTGCCAGAGAG cTTGCAGAAGGATTACttgaataatttatattcacCGGAGTTGCTGCGTTTCCTGTCCGAATACAAGTTCATGATTGCCATTGAGAACGCTGCCTGTCCGGATTATATTACCGAAAAGTTTTGGCGTCCTTTGATAATGGGAGTTATTCCAATTTACTTTGGCTCACCCACCATAAAA GACTGGGAACCGAATAATAAATCTGCAATTTTTGTGAACGACTTTCAAAATCCTCAGGCATTGGTAGAGTATCTCAATAAGTTGGCGGATAACAAAAAGCTGTACAATTCGTACCGCCAACACAAACTAAATCGGCGTAACCCCATTTCCAACAAAAAGCTACTCCACAACCTTGTCACGCGCCAGTACCACATAGGCGATTCTTCTCCGGGAGCATCACTCTTTGAGAAGTTCGAGTGTGCAGTGTGCTACCATGTAATCAATACTGCCAGGAACGTGAAGGCCGACTTGCGTCATTACAATTGTCCCCTGGAACCGGTGTATGCTAAGATGGAGGGTCAGAAAATTCCTCAAAATGTCGCGGATTGGCGAGCCGCAATGGAGGTAGGCCAGTGCCAAGCTAAGGTACTCGATGAGTTCTTCCGTCGAGACATCGGTTTCAATGACGCAGAGTTTGATGCTGAGCTCAATCGGAGGATTGAGGGAAACAATTGCAGTAATAGTTCAAATACTTAA
- the FucTB gene encoding alpha1,3-fucosyltransferase B, isoform C gives MIAIENAACPDYITEKFWRPLIMGVIPIYFGSPTIKDWEPNNKSAIFVNDFQNPQALVEYLNKLADNKKLYNSYRQHKLNRRNPISNKKLLHNLVTRQYHIGDSSPGASLFEKFECAVCYHVINTARNVKADLRHYNCPLEPVYAKMEGQKIPQNVADWRAAMEVGQCQAKVLDEFFRRDIGFNDAEFDAELNRRIEGNNCSNSSNT, from the exons ATGATTGCCATTGAGAACGCTGCCTGTCCGGATTATATTACCGAAAAGTTTTGGCGTCCTTTGATAATGGGAGTTATTCCAATTTACTTTGGCTCACCCACCATAAAA GACTGGGAACCGAATAATAAATCTGCAATTTTTGTGAACGACTTTCAAAATCCTCAGGCATTGGTAGAGTATCTCAATAAGTTGGCGGATAACAAAAAGCTGTACAATTCGTACCGCCAACACAAACTAAATCGGCGTAACCCCATTTCCAACAAAAAGCTACTCCACAACCTTGTCACGCGCCAGTACCACATAGGCGATTCTTCTCCGGGAGCATCACTCTTTGAGAAGTTCGAGTGTGCAGTGTGCTACCATGTAATCAATACTGCCAGGAACGTGAAGGCCGACTTGCGTCATTACAATTGTCCCCTGGAACCGGTGTATGCTAAGATGGAGGGTCAGAAAATTCCTCAAAATGTCGCGGATTGGCGAGCCGCAATGGAGGTAGGCCAGTGCCAAGCTAAGGTACTCGATGAGTTCTTCCGTCGAGACATCGGTTTCAATGACGCAGAGTTTGATGCTGAGCTCAATCGGAGGATTGAGGGAAACAATTGCAGTAATAGTTCAAATACTTAA